The nucleotide window GCCCAAACCCGCATAAACCGGATCTACACCGCGCAGGGTGTTGAGGAATACTGCACTCCAATCCAGAACAGCACCTTCGGCGAGAAAGGCGACGAAACATAGCGCGCCGATGAGTAACACCTTGCCGCGTGGCAATACAAAGAACGGGTCGCGTTCGCTGTTGTTTGATTGGTTCACCTTCGGAAGTAAATCCTTGCTGCAATAAGCCAGCATCAGCAAAAGCACGAATGTCAGGCAGAGCAGCGCGTGAAAGGGCGATAAGCCCAACCACATGAGCGCGCTCATCACCACCGCGCCAAATATCCCGCCCAAGCTATAAAAACCATGGAAGCCCGACATCATCGCGCGGCCGCTGGCTTTTTCTACCACTACCGCCTGCATATTCATGGCGACGTCGGTAGCACCGAGCATCATGCCGAAAATCAGCAGGTTGACGGCCATTCCCGACACGCCAGGAGAAATAGACAGGCACACCAAGCTGACGCACATCAGTAGCAAGCTGCTGGTGATCACACGGCGGCAGCCATAGCGATTAACCAGCATGCCAGTTACCGGCATTGCCAGAAGCGAGCCGACACCAAAACACAAAATCAACAAGCCGAGTGTTGATTCACCAATCGCCAGACGCGCTTTGACAAAAGGAATCAGCGGTGCCCAAGCGGACATGGCGAGGCCGGTGATCAAAAAAGCGAAGCGGGTGGAAAGTTGCTGGGCAGCTTGGGTATGTGGCGTGGCTAGAGGTACATCGTTGGCAAGCATAGGAGTCTCAAACAATAGCAATTGCAAAAATGATGGTTTTCAAAAAGATGTGATAAAGATTGGTTTTACGGTGGAGACCTAAGAGTGGCAGGCACTATAACACTCGGATATTTAGCTTGGAGTGAGGATTTGTAAAGTCTGGTTTTGTGCTATGATAGCGCTGTCATTTTTGTGAGGCTGTCGATATAAAGGCAGTGCACCTAGGCGTAGAATTCAACATTCCACACATTCTCCAGGATTGAGTAATCTTATGTTCCATACCAATAAGTCTGTGACATTACCTGCTGTTACAACGGCAGTAACAAGGGAAAAAATGCTGCTACCGGTAGTGCGCCGGATGGTGGCCCGGCTCGATCAGTTGTTTACCGAATTCGTTGGCCCGGTGGCTCCCGAGTTGGTAGGCGAGGTGTTTGATCACTGGCTGGTGTCAGGTAAAACCGGACCCAGCGGCCTGTTGCGTTACATTGAAGGTCTTGCCCAGCTGCTGGATAACCCTGCCGATAAAGCGCGGTTTACCTCGCAAGCGCGAGTCATTCTCGCGCGCTTGTAGTTTCCGTTCTTTCTTATTGATAGAGCTTTATTGCTCATGCTTTCTTCTTATCCTTACCTTTAACTTTTGCATCATTCAGGACGTTTTATGCTAAGAACGGCTTCGATCTCCACCAAATTTTTCCTTCTTGTATTGTTAATGCTGATATTGAATGGCGTTGCTTATCTGTTGGTATTGCAGAATATTTATCATGCCGAGCTGCGCTCCCAAGCGACGACCGTTGTGGCAAATGTGGAGGCATTTGGTAGCTGGGTTGCCAAGCATGGGCGAGTGTGGGTGAAGGGCGATTCAGAGGCGAGTTTTCTGAGCAAGGTAGAATTACTGGATCCGTCGCAGGCCAATGCGGCGAGTACTTTCTACTCCAAAAACCCGGCCTTGGCACAGCGCGAATTTTCGGAAGTGGTAGCGCTGTCAAGTTCGCCTGCCAAGTTTCGCATGACATCGCACAATGTCATGAATCCGGTTAATAAACCCGATGCATTTGAAAAGGATGCGTTGGCGCAGATCGGCGCTACCAATCAGACCGAGTTTGCCCGTCTGCAGGATGGTGAGTATCGCTATGCCAAGGCTGTTTTCCATACGGAAGGTTGCATTGCATGTCACGGTGACCCTGCCAAAGCACCTGCCGATGTGATTAGCCGCTATGGCGACCAGAATGGTTTTTGGTTTAAAGAGGGGGATGTGGCCGGCATTATTAGCGTGACTATTCCCGCCGAATCATTGCTGACCAAGTTCAGCAATTTTGTGGGGCCTGTGGAGTTGTTACTGGTGATGTGTTCGCTGTTACTGGCGCTGTGGTTTATCCGTTCCGCACTGATTAGTCCTATTAAAAAATTGACCGGTATGGCGCATGAAGTGTCTATGGGGGGAACTGCGAGTATCCCGGTGCAGGAGATTGCGCAAGACACACGCAATGAAATGGATCGCCTGACGGTTGCGGTAGCGCGCATGCGGAACAGTACGTATCTTGCGATTAAAAAAATGCGTGAAGCTCAGGATAAACAAGGCTAAATCGTTCTTTAGGTTTAAATCAAAACGCATATTAGCTCTTGATTGATGTAGCCATGAATCAAGAGCTGATATGCTGCGGGTCTTTATCCATTGGGTTATGTCCACTGGACTATCCAAATCACCAAGGCTATCCAAACCAACAAGACCGTCCAATTATCATGGCCAGATTATTATTCAGACTTGCACAAGTTCCCGATGACGAAGCGGCGGATATCCGTGCGCTGCTGGATGAACACCAGATCCGCTATTACGAAACCGATGCTGGTTTTTTTCGTGTGGGGCTGGATGCGATCTGGTTGGCGGATGGAGCGCAAGAAGAGCGTGCGCGGGAATTAATTCGGGAATATCAAGCTGAGCGCGCGGTGCGTCAGCAACAAAATTATGCGCAACTGGTGGAGGCGGGGCAGGTGCCTAGTATGTGGCAGCATTTTTGTGCCCAGCCGATCCGTTTTATTGCATCGGCTGTTGCCATTATTTTTGTGGCAGGTTTGACGTTGGTTCCGTTTGTGATGTTGCTAAAAATCGAATAAGGCGCGATTAAGCCTCAACAATCGCGCCTTTATTGATACCTTCATAGGCTTTGACTCGAATGTTGGAATCCGGATGTTGTTGGCGGGTTTTGTGTGCAATGTGATGCGCAATAAATTCCACAGTGGTGTCGGTATCCATCAAATAACAGCAGCGCTGTGGCAAGGTGATCTCAAACTGCCCTTGCTGCGCCTCATAAGCAAAATGATAATAACTGACACCGTCGTGAACCGGTGAGCTCACCAAATCTTCACGTGTTCCCAAATAAATATCCTTCCATGCGTCAGCCCATTGCTGTTCCAGTGCGGGCGATTTTTGGCCGTTGGCCCAAATATCAATGCGCGATCTGTGCCCATGGGCGATACGCTGGCAGTTACCTAAATGTTTTTTCAATCCGTGGCTGTAGTGGTAGTAAGCGCCTTCAATGGCCTCCAGCGTAAAGTCCAATTCCATGCGCACTACAGTGGTAGGGAATTGCTGTTTGAGTTGGGTGATACACCAGGCAGCGACCGATTCTTGCGTGAGCACTTCAGCATCCACCAGGGCGATGGCATCGCGCGGTGAGCGTGTTTCCAAAAACTCGCCCGCCTCCCCAAATTGCCAGCGAATGTTGAGGAACTCACCTTCATCGTCAATGCGTATGTGAGGGGAGCGCACAGGCACGGCAAGGCGGTGATCCAATTCGGTATCCAGCCAGTGGCGCATGACTTTTTTAACGGTGCCAAAGTCGCACACCATGCCTTGTTCATCCAGCTCACCCAGAAGGCGCACATTCGCCAGCCAGGTTTCACCCAGTAAGCCGCGCTGCGGGTCGAGGAAACTGAAATCGACATTGGTGAGGTTATCGACAAACAACAACATAAAAACGCCATCTTGATGAAATTGGAGGGTGCGCATCATACCACTTAGCGCAAACGCTTTGTTTGCAGGGAATTTTAACCGGAGTTTTTCGCGAATATTGATTCTCTGGACTATTCTCAGGACTGTTCCCTGAACTAACCTCAATTCACTGATTTCCTTCAAAGTTTGCTCCTTTTGACGATGGGCAACCAGCCGGGTTGTGGGTAAATATCATTTTGTGTCTGCGCGTGCTGTTGGAGGTTCTTTTGGGTGTGGGGCAAGTGAAGGCGATAGGCCAAAGCCTGCTGCGCTGGGGGTTGCTATTAATCCTCGGCGGCGATTGCTTGGCTGCTTCTGCCCAGGCATCGGAAGCCGGGTTGCGAGTCGCATTCGTTTATAACTTCATCAAGTTCATTGAATGGCCGGCTTTGCCGGATAGTGAGCTGTCCCTGTGTGTTCTGGGAGCCGAGGACGAAACCCGCAGCGCACTGGCACCTATCGATAACAAAGTCCAACAAAAACGCAGTATCCAAGTGATCTATATCGATCACGTCAATGAAACCAACGAGCCGAACCTGACGCAGACTTTCAGTCACTGCGAGTTGCTGTATGTAACGGAAGCGGGCGCTGCCATGCCGCTCCCCCAATCGTTGCAACCTGGCATGTTATTGGTGATGGATGAGGCTAGCCCAACCGATGAGCGTGTCGGTATCGCCTTGATGCGCACCAGCGACAACCGTATTGAATTCCAAATCAACGAGCCTGCGATCAATCACGCCGGAGTCAAAATCAGTAGCCAATTGCTCAGACTGGCCAAAAAACGTCAGGGGGGGCGTGGTTAGATGTTTACTCATTGGAATATGGTGCGAAAGATCAGCTTGCTGGTGATGGCACTGACCAGTCTCACGGTGCTGGGAACGGTATTTGCCAGCGCGTGGCAGCAATACAACTACATGCGTATGCAGGCCAATAGCCAATTGCAGACACTGGCCGATGTCACCGCCCTCAACCTCGCCGCACCCAGTATGTTTATCGATGCCGAATCTGCGCGCCAGACGCTCGCTGCACTGCGCGTAGAGTCCAAGGTGCTGGGTGCCCGTTTGCGCCTGAAAGACGGCACGCTGCTGGCGGAATATGCTGCGCCCGGTAAATCCCTGGTACTGGACGACCATCTGCCAGCCAAGGTGTACTGGGAAGGAGAATATTTGGGTGAGCTGGAGCTGGATATCAGCCTGCAGCCCATACGCGTGCAATTTTATGACGTGCTCGCTTGGGTTGGTGTGATTGCGCTGGCCGCACTGGTGATTTGCGTATCCCTCACCTTGATTCTGGTGTCGTCGCTGTTGCGCCCTCTGGGCAAACTCAGCGAGGTCGCGGAGAAGGTAGGGCTTGAAGGGCGTTATCAGGAGCGCGCGCCCGAATTAAAAGTGCGCGATGAAGTGGGTCTGCTGACACGTCGCTTCAACGCCATGCTCGACCGTATTGAAGCGCAGGATTCAGAGTTGCGCCTCAATCAGGAACTGCTTGAACAACGGGTATTGACCCGCACGGTGGAGCTACAAACGGCGCGCGAACAAGCCGAAGCCGCCAGCAAAGCCAAGAGTGAATTCCTAGCGGTAATGAGCCATGAAATCCGCACCCCGCTTAACGGCATCATGGGAATGACCGGGCTGCTGATGGACACCGAGCTGGATGCCAAGCAAAAACGCTTTGCCCGCGTTGCCCGCCGTTCCAGCGAAGACCTGCTGTTGATCATTAACGATATTCTGGACTTTTCCAAAATCGAAGCTGGCCGTCTGGAGTTGGAGTATCGCCCCTTCCAGCTCAACTTGCTGGTGGAGGATATTGCCGAGCGCTACGCCCCGATTGCACAGGGCAAATCCCTCGAACTGCTCTGCAAAACACCACTGCCGCCTTTGTCTGCAGTGGGCGATTCTGCCCGTTTGGGGCAGGTCATTACCAACCTCCTGAGCAACGCGATTAAATTCACCGAGCAGGGTGAAGTCATCATCGAGGTGGATTTATTAGAGAGCAGGGACAAACAAGTGCTGTTGGAGTTTTCAGTGCGCGATACCGGTATCGGTATAACGCCCGAGCAGCAGGCGCGCTTGTTCCAATCCTTCACCCAGGCCGATTCTTCCATGGCGCGCAAATATGGCGGCACCGGATTGGGGTTGGCGATTTCGCAGCGCTTGATCGAAATGATGGGTGGAAAGATCCAGGTAGACAGCCAACCGGGCACCGGCAGCCGTTTTCATTTCCGTCTGCGTTTGCAGCAGGTGAATGACCCGCGCGATTACCAATTGGTTGAAGGTTTTGGCCAGTTGCATACCTTGGTGGTGGACGATAACCCGACCAACCTTGAAATTCTGGATTACTGGTTAAGGTCATGGGGCATGTCGCCAGTGTTGGCATCCTCGGCGCAACAGGCGCTGGCGCTGCTGCAGCAGGGGGTAGAAGAGGGCAAACCCTTCGGGTTGATGCTGACCGATTGGTGCATGCCGGAAATGGATGGCGGCCAGTTGCTGAAAGCGATCGCTGCCGATACCCGCCTTGCAGCCCTGCAAGTGATTATCTTGAGTTCGGCCGGCATGGCGGCGCGGCCGGAGATAGCCGCACGTATGCCGCTGTTGCTTAAACCGGTTCGCCAGTCTGAGTTACATAACCTGATTGCCCAAGTGATTGCGGGCGAGGTGAACAATCATTTTGTGATTGATCATCCCATCGCCAGCGATGCAACCCAATCCCGCCTGTCCGGACGGGTACTTCTGGCCGAAGACAATCCCGTCAATCAGGAAGTGGCGAGTGCCATGCTCCAGCGTATCGGGGTGACCATGAGCATCGCCAATAACGGGCAGGAAGCGGTGGAGTTACTGCAGCAGGAGCATTTTGATCTGGTACTGATGGACTGCCAAATGCCAGTGATGGATGGTTTTGAAGCCACTGCCCAGATCCGTCGGCGCGAGGTTGATCTGGGAATAAACCCTCTGCCGATTATCGCGCTGACCGCCAACGCAATCAGTGGCGACCGCGAAAACTGCCTCGCACGGGGCATGAGCGATTATCTGAGCAAACCTTTTGCCCAATCGCAGTTACATGATGTTCTGGCGCGCTGGCTGCCGGATCGCGCCGAGGCCATAGCGGCATCTACCGTACCGCTTGTTGCACCTGTTTCCACCGCAGTGAACGCATTCGCCAGTGCGGTCGCCGAAAGTGCAGTCGCCGAGAGCACGGCCGCCAAAAGTACAACCAAAAGCACAGCCGCTGAAGGCGTTGAAATTGACCAGCAGGTCATTCGCCAATTACGCGAATTACGCGAAGGGCTCCTGATCCGCATTATCGGTCTGTTCCGCAGCAGTAGCCCCGCATTACTGGAACAACTCTCGGTAGCCGTTGCTACGCAGGATGCAGACCTGCTGTACAAAACGGCGCACAACTTTAAAAACAGCGCCGCCAATCTTGGCTTGGTGGATTTAGCTGGAGCCTGCCGCGACTGCGAAGCGGCTGCGCGTCAGGGCAATCTGGAAAACGCGGTACAACAACTGGAAAGTATCCGGCACCTTTACGGTTTATCGCTGCAAAGCCTGGCCGAGTTGGAGCGGGAGGAGCAAGGCAAGTGAAAGAACAAACGACAGCGCCAGCATTGGTGTTAATCGTCGATGACGATGAAGCCGCGCGCCTGACCACCAGCATCACGCTTGAGCGGGCAGGGTATCGGGTGATGGAAGCCGCTGACTGCGCCAGCGCCCGTGCCCGTTTTGCAGAAATCCGCCCCGATATTATTTTGCTGGATGTGCTCTTGCCCGACGGCGATGGCTTTTCATTGTGCCGCGAACTCTTATCCCAACCTCGCGGCCGCGATTTGCCTATTGCGATGGTGACCGGGCTGGACGATATCAGTTCTATCCACCATGCCTTTGAATCGGGCGCGATGGATTTCATCACCAAGCCGGTTAGCTGGGGCACTTTGCCGTTCCGTATCCAATTTATCCTGCGCGCCAATAAGGCGATCAAAGAAGCCAGTATTGGCGAAGGGAAAACCCGCGCATTACTTGCCGGTATCCCCGACATTATTTTGCGTATCGACCGCGATGGCCATGTGATCGACATGCAGGTCGGTACCTATGTGAATGAAATGGAAGAGTGGGTGGTGTATGACCCGGTGACTGGCGAAGGCCATTTGCCCGGGCAGGTGTACGGTATTTTGGCACCGCAGATCCGCCGCGTGTTTGCCGGTAAGGGCGAGCAGCTGGTTGAGTTCGATTGGTCGCAAGCGGCGCGTAAACCCAGAACCTGGGAGGCGCGGGTCATTCTGCGTGAGCAGGACGAAGCGGTGATGGTGATCCGCGATATTACCCAGCGCAAACAGCAAGAATCTGAACTGCGGTTATGGGCAAAAGTATTTGAAGGCAGTAATGAGGCGATCCTGATTACCGATACCAACCTGAATATCGTCCTTGTGAACAAAACCTATGAGCGGATTATGGGTTACACCGAGGAAGAAGTATTGGGGGTGGACACAGCGAAAGTGGGTGCCCAGCTGCATTCACACAGTTTTTTCCGCAATCTGGTGCATATCCTGAAAGAAAAGGGTCACTGGCAAGGCGAGCTGATAAACCAACGCAAAAATGGCGAAAAATTCCCGACCTGGTACTCCATTAGCCAGGTGCTGAACAGCGACGGCAAACCAGAAAATTACATCGCTATTTTCAGCGATATTTCTGAACGGAAAAAATCCCGCGAGCGCATTGATTTTCTTGCCCATCACGACAGCCTGACGGAGCTGCCCAATCGCGCGCTGTTGAATGACCGTTTGGAAATGGCGATCAATACCGCCAAGCGGCGCGGCGAAAGGGTCGGGATTTTGTTTATCGATCTCGACCGGTTTAAAAATATCAATGATTCACTGGGCCATACCGCAGGCGACAATATTTTGTGCCAGACAGCCGCGCGTTTAAGCGAAGCGGTGCGCACCGACGATACTGTCGCGCGCTTGGGCGGTGATGAATTTGTCGTGCTTTTGCCGCGTGTGCGCGATGAACGCAGCTTGGTGGAAGTGGCGATAAAAGTTCGCGAGGAACTGTTAAAGCCCTACAACTTGGAAGACATGCCTTTGCACCTGAGCCCGAGTATCGGGATTGCGGTTTATCCGGAAGATGGTGAAGACCCTAATACGCTGATTAAAAATGCCGATGCGGCCATGTATCTCGCCAAAGAAAAAGGCCGCAACAATTACCAGTTTTACACCCCGGTGCTCAATGCACGCACGCTTGACCGCTTGAAGCTGGAGCATGACCTGCGACAGGCATTGGCGCTGGGGCAGTTTGAGCTGCACTATCAACCTCAGATACAACTATCAGGCGATCAACCTCAGATACAGCTCTCGGGCGATCAGCCGCAAATACCCTTGTCGAGCGATCAATTCGCTAACCTGCATTTATACGGCGCAGAAGCCTTGATCCGTTGGCGGCATCCGGAGCGCGGTTTGGTGCCGCCCAATCACTTTATTCCGCTGGCAGAAGAAATCGGCCTGATCATTCCGCTCGGTGCCTGGGTGATTGCAGAGGCAGCGCGGCAGGTCACTCATTGGAAAAATTCGGGTGTTGCTGATTTGGTGGTGAGCGTGAATATCTCGGCGCTGCAATTCCATCAAGCCGGTTTTCTATCGGAAGTACAAAGCTTGTTAGCGGCGGCTGGGGCAGCGCCCAGCTCATTGGAGTTGGAACTGACTGAATCCATGTTGATGAGCGATATGGAAGTGTCCATCCAGGTGCTCCAGGCATTTCGCGATCTGGGGTATCGCATTGCGATCGATGACTTCGGCACTGGCTTCTCCTGTTTGAATTACTTGCGCCGTTTGCCGGCGAATATCCTCAAGATCGACCAGTCTTTTGTGCGCGATATGCGCAGCGACAGCGCCTCGCTTGCGA belongs to Cellvibrio sp. pealriver and includes:
- a CDS encoding DUF3365 domain-containing protein; this translates as MLRTASISTKFFLLVLLMLILNGVAYLLVLQNIYHAELRSQATTVVANVEAFGSWVAKHGRVWVKGDSEASFLSKVELLDPSQANAASTFYSKNPALAQREFSEVVALSSSPAKFRMTSHNVMNPVNKPDAFEKDALAQIGATNQTEFARLQDGEYRYAKAVFHTEGCIACHGDPAKAPADVISRYGDQNGFWFKEGDVAGIISVTIPAESLLTKFSNFVGPVELLLVMCSLLLALWFIRSALISPIKKLTGMAHEVSMGGTASIPVQEIAQDTRNEMDRLTVAVARMRNSTYLAIKKMREAQDKQG
- a CDS encoding 6-carboxytetrahydropterin synthase is translated as MLLFVDNLTNVDFSFLDPQRGLLGETWLANVRLLGELDEQGMVCDFGTVKKVMRHWLDTELDHRLAVPVRSPHIRIDDEGEFLNIRWQFGEAGEFLETRSPRDAIALVDAEVLTQESVAAWCITQLKQQFPTTVVRMELDFTLEAIEGAYYHYSHGLKKHLGNCQRIAHGHRSRIDIWANGQKSPALEQQWADAWKDIYLGTREDLVSSPVHDGVSYYHFAYEAQQGQFEITLPQRCCYLMDTDTTVEFIAHHIAHKTRQQHPDSNIRVKAYEGINKGAIVEA
- a CDS encoding DUF6164 family protein → MARLLFRLAQVPDDEAADIRALLDEHQIRYYETDAGFFRVGLDAIWLADGAQEERARELIREYQAERAVRQQQNYAQLVEAGQVPSMWQHFCAQPIRFIASAVAIIFVAGLTLVPFVMLLKIE
- a CDS encoding EAL domain-containing protein; this encodes MKEQTTAPALVLIVDDDEAARLTTSITLERAGYRVMEAADCASARARFAEIRPDIILLDVLLPDGDGFSLCRELLSQPRGRDLPIAMVTGLDDISSIHHAFESGAMDFITKPVSWGTLPFRIQFILRANKAIKEASIGEGKTRALLAGIPDIILRIDRDGHVIDMQVGTYVNEMEEWVVYDPVTGEGHLPGQVYGILAPQIRRVFAGKGEQLVEFDWSQAARKPRTWEARVILREQDEAVMVIRDITQRKQQESELRLWAKVFEGSNEAILITDTNLNIVLVNKTYERIMGYTEEEVLGVDTAKVGAQLHSHSFFRNLVHILKEKGHWQGELINQRKNGEKFPTWYSISQVLNSDGKPENYIAIFSDISERKKSRERIDFLAHHDSLTELPNRALLNDRLEMAINTAKRRGERVGILFIDLDRFKNINDSLGHTAGDNILCQTAARLSEAVRTDDTVARLGGDEFVVLLPRVRDERSLVEVAIKVREELLKPYNLEDMPLHLSPSIGIAVYPEDGEDPNTLIKNADAAMYLAKEKGRNNYQFYTPVLNARTLDRLKLEHDLRQALALGQFELHYQPQIQLSGDQPQIQLSGDQPQIPLSSDQFANLHLYGAEALIRWRHPERGLVPPNHFIPLAEEIGLIIPLGAWVIAEAARQVTHWKNSGVADLVVSVNISALQFHQAGFLSEVQSLLAAAGAAPSSLELELTESMLMSDMEVSIQVLQAFRDLGYRIAIDDFGTGFSCLNYLRRLPANILKIDQSFVRDMRSDSASLAIVSSIIRLADSLGMKTIAEGVETAEELALLEQQGCRLMQGYHFSKPLPAAQFEDWVAKWNGV
- a CDS encoding YfiR family protein: MGQVKAIGQSLLRWGLLLILGGDCLAASAQASEAGLRVAFVYNFIKFIEWPALPDSELSLCVLGAEDETRSALAPIDNKVQQKRSIQVIYIDHVNETNEPNLTQTFSHCELLYVTEAGAAMPLPQSLQPGMLLVMDEASPTDERVGIALMRTSDNRIEFQINEPAINHAGVKISSQLLRLAKKRQGGRG
- a CDS encoding MFS transporter, with amino-acid sequence MLANDVPLATPHTQAAQQLSTRFAFLITGLAMSAWAPLIPFVKARLAIGESTLGLLILCFGVGSLLAMPVTGMLVNRYGCRRVITSSLLLMCVSLVCLSISPGVSGMAVNLLIFGMMLGATDVAMNMQAVVVEKASGRAMMSGFHGFYSLGGIFGAVVMSALMWLGLSPFHALLCLTFVLLLMLAYCSKDLLPKVNQSNNSERDPFFVLPRGKVLLIGALCFVAFLAEGAVLDWSAVFLNTLRGVDPVYAGLGFACFSIAMTIGRFTGDKIVNHLGGTRVVFWGGICAASGFLLVIFVPFNAAAFIGFTLIGVGASNIVPVLFTAAGNQTSMPMGLAIAAVVSMGYAGLLAGPAVIGFIAELSSLSVSFGLVALGLLALAGAAKKATSE
- a CDS encoding hybrid sensor histidine kinase/response regulator, translated to MFTHWNMVRKISLLVMALTSLTVLGTVFASAWQQYNYMRMQANSQLQTLADVTALNLAAPSMFIDAESARQTLAALRVESKVLGARLRLKDGTLLAEYAAPGKSLVLDDHLPAKVYWEGEYLGELELDISLQPIRVQFYDVLAWVGVIALAALVICVSLTLILVSSLLRPLGKLSEVAEKVGLEGRYQERAPELKVRDEVGLLTRRFNAMLDRIEAQDSELRLNQELLEQRVLTRTVELQTAREQAEAASKAKSEFLAVMSHEIRTPLNGIMGMTGLLMDTELDAKQKRFARVARRSSEDLLLIINDILDFSKIEAGRLELEYRPFQLNLLVEDIAERYAPIAQGKSLELLCKTPLPPLSAVGDSARLGQVITNLLSNAIKFTEQGEVIIEVDLLESRDKQVLLEFSVRDTGIGITPEQQARLFQSFTQADSSMARKYGGTGLGLAISQRLIEMMGGKIQVDSQPGTGSRFHFRLRLQQVNDPRDYQLVEGFGQLHTLVVDDNPTNLEILDYWLRSWGMSPVLASSAQQALALLQQGVEEGKPFGLMLTDWCMPEMDGGQLLKAIAADTRLAALQVIILSSAGMAARPEIAARMPLLLKPVRQSELHNLIAQVIAGEVNNHFVIDHPIASDATQSRLSGRVLLAEDNPVNQEVASAMLQRIGVTMSIANNGQEAVELLQQEHFDLVLMDCQMPVMDGFEATAQIRRREVDLGINPLPIIALTANAISGDRENCLARGMSDYLSKPFAQSQLHDVLARWLPDRAEAIAASTVPLVAPVSTAVNAFASAVAESAVAESTAAKSTTKSTAAEGVEIDQQVIRQLRELREGLLIRIIGLFRSSSPALLEQLSVAVATQDADLLYKTAHNFKNSAANLGLVDLAGACRDCEAAARQGNLENAVQQLESIRHLYGLSLQSLAELEREEQGK